From Lacerta agilis isolate rLacAgi1 chromosome Z, rLacAgi1.pri, whole genome shotgun sequence, the proteins below share one genomic window:
- the GARNL3 gene encoding GTPase-activating Rap/Ran-GAP domain-like protein 3 isoform X7: MWQQELISSDADGAIQRAGRFRVENGSVDENTDYAPGTWRRTDVHLENPEYHTRWYFKYFLGKVHQNYVGTDIEKNPFFLSVVLSDQNNQRVPQYRAILWRKTGTLKICLPYSPTKTLSVKSILSAMNLDKFEKGPREILHPEIQKDLLVLEEQEGSVNFKFGVLYAKDGQLTDDEMFSNEAGSESFQRLLSLLGDTITLKGWTGYRGGLDTKNDTTGIFSIYTVYQGHEIMFHVSTMLPYSKENKQQVERKRHIGNDIVTIVFQEGEESSPAFKPSMIRSHFTHIFALVRYNTQSDSYRLKIFSEESVPLFGPPLPSPPVFTDHQEFRDFLLVKLINGEKATLETPTFAQKRQRTLDMLIRSLYQDLMPDMHKNMLNRRSFSDVLPESPKSARKKEEARQAEFVRLGQALKLKTIVRGDAPAILASTSLCKKEPWESQCFCSNFPHDVVCADSWGQSLLVSTDVGVLLLDDGQPPIPVFDKTLQIKQMHVLETLDLLITRADKGKDARLLVFRLSAVRKGMESKQARSKCDCRENKLEKTKGCHLYAINTHHSNELRIVASIRNKLLLITRKFKQWEGLNSGLSLSPQSESPVEEFQYIREICLSDPPVVMTLVDGPTGENDNLICVAYRHQFDLINESTGESYRLHHVDSSRVNFVAAIDVYEDGEAGLLLCYNYVCYYRKVCPFNGGSPLVQPSASDFHFSWNQVPYAIVCAFPYILAFTTDSIEIRLVVNGNLVHTAVVPALQLVASRSDIYFRAVTAVSEPSNGSSKETNSPTTPQTPSVNEIPVFSPSAAEGEALCKNIYKIPLSNLVGRSIERPLKSPLVPKVITTPTSASSTSIPVAPSLSLSRIEIKEIATRTRKELLGLLDGHGPKSEGGQKQKKIPQKQSDPKPGTVRSTSSDRLVACSFESTSEERHFSTSSDPDTTTRDESPQSSSLFQLGASFDEDIIDLK; the protein is encoded by the exons CTCATTTCCAGTGACGCTGATGGAGCTATCCAAAGAGCTGGGCGATTCCGGGTGGAAAATGGCTCTGTTGATGAG aATACAGATTATGCCCCTGGTACATGGCGCAGAACAGATGTGCATTTGGAGAACCCAGAGTACCACACCAGATGGTACTTCAAGTATTTTCTAGGAAAAG TTCATCAGAACTATGTAGGAACAGACATAGAGAAGAACCCCTTTTTTCTGTCTGTCGTACTCTCTGACCAAAACAATCAGCGTGTTCCTCAATACCGTGCAATCCTCTGGAGAAAAACA GGTACTCTGAAAATATGCCTCCCTTACAGTCCTACCAAAACTTTGTCTGTGAAATCTATTTTAAG TGCCATGAATCTTGACAAATTTGAGAAAGGCCCTAGAGAAATTCTTCACCCTGAAATTCAAAAG GATTTATTGGTTCTGGAAGAGCAAGAG GGCTCTGTCAATTTTAAGTTTGGAGTACTTTATGCCAAAGATGGACAGCTAACAGATGACGAGATGTTCAGCAACG AAGCTGGCAGCGAAAGCTTTCAGAGGTTACTGAGTCTCTTGGGGGACACCATTACTTTGAAGGGCTGGACCGGCTACAGAGGAGGACTGGACACCAAAA atgacaccacagGCATTTTTTCCATCTACACTGTCTACCAAGGGCACGAGATAATGTTCCACGTCTCAACCATGCTTCCATATTCTAAAGAGAACAAACAGCAA gtGGAAAGGAAACGGCATATCGGGAACGACATTGTCACCATTGTGTTCCAAGAAGGAGAAGAATCCTCTCCAGCCTTTAAGCCATCCATGATCCGCTCCCACTTTACAC ATATTTTTGCCTTAGTGAGATATAATACGCAGAgtgatagttacag GCTGAAAATCTTTTCGGAAGAAAGCGTACCTCTCTTTGGGCCTCCTCTTCCATCCCCACCAGTGTTTACGGACCACCAAGAATTCAGGGACTTCTTGCTGGTGAAAT TAATCAATGGGGAGAAAGCCACCCTGGAAACTCCGACATTTGCTCAGAAGCGGCAGCGTACTTTGGACATGCTGATCCGCTCTTTGTACCAGGACCTCATGCCTGACATGCACAAG aaCATGCTGAACAGGAGATCCTTCAGTGATGTCTTACCTGAGTCCCCAAAATCGGCCCGGAAGAAAGAGGAGGCCCGACAAGCTGAATTTGTCCGTCTTGGCCAG gcACTCAAACTCAAAACCATTGTGAGAGGCGATGCCCCAGCTATTCTGGCTTCCACGAGCCTCTGTAAAAAGGAG CCCTGGGAGTCCCAGTGCTTCTGCAGCAATTTCCCTCATGATGTTGTCTGCGCAGATTCCTGGGGCCAGTCATTGCTCGTCTCTACAGATGTTGGCGTCCTCCTCTTAGATG ATGGGCAGCCTCCCATCCCAGTGTTTGATAAAACTTTACAGATCAAACAGATGCATGTATTGGAAACTCTGGACCTTCTCATTACTAGAGCAGACAAAG GGAAGGATGCTCGCCTCCTCGTCTTCCGGCTGAGTGCCGTGCGGAAAGGCATGGAATCCAAGCAAGCCAGAAGCAAGTGTGACTGCCGAGAGAACAAACTGGAGAAAACGAAAG GCTGCCATCTGTATGCCATCAACACCCACCACAGCAACGAGCTACGGATTGTCGCATCCATCCGGAACAAGCTGCTTCTCATCACCAGGAAGTTCAAGCAGTGGGAGGGTCTGAACAGTGGCCTCTCGTTGTCGCCTCAGTCAGAGTCCCCAGTTGAAGAATTCCAGTACATCCGG GAGATCTGCTTGTCTGACCCCCCTGTTGTCATGACATTGGTGGACGGGCCCACAGGGGAAAATGACAACCTGATTTGCGTCGCCTACCGGCACCAGTTTGACTTGATCAATGAGAGCACGGGCGAATCCTACAGATTGCACCATGTTGACTCGAGCAGG GTTAATTTTGTTGCAGCTATTGATGTGTATGAAGATGGAGAAGCTGGCCTGCTCTTGTGCTATAACT ATGTCTGCTATTACCGCAAAGTGTGTCCCTTCAATGGGGGCTCGCCTTTGGTCCAGCCATCAGCATCTGACTTCCACTTCAGCTGGAACCAGGTTCCTTATGCCATTG tttgcgCTTTCCCCTATATTTTGGCCTTTACCACCGATTCCATTGAGATCCGATTAGTGGTGAATGGGAACCTCGTCCACACAGCTGTGGTCCCTGCGCTTCAGCTGGTGGCATCAAGG TCAGATATCTACTTCAGAGCCGTAACGGCAGTGAGCGAGCCATCCAATGGCAGTTCCAAGGAGACTAATTCACCTACTACCCCTCAGACACCATCAGTCAATGAAAtccctgttttctctccttccgCAGCAGAAG GTGAAGCTCTGTGCAAAAACATCTACAAGATCCCCCTGAGCAACCTGGTCGGCAGGAGCATCGAACGCCCACTCAAGTCCCCCCTGGTCCCCAAAGTCATCACCACCCCGACGTCGGCCAGCAGCACCTCCATCCCTGTCGCTCCTTCCCTCTCTTTGTCGCGCATAGAGATCAAAGAAATCGCAACCCGGACACGCAAAGAATTACTTG GTCTCCTAGACGGCCATGGTCCCAAGTCGGAGGGGGgacaaaagcagaagaaaatcCCCCAGAAACAGTCGGACCCCAAGCCAGGAACAGTACGGTCAACAAGTAGTGACAG GCTCGTTGCATGCTCTTTCGAAAGCACTTCTGAAGAGCGCCACTTctccaccagttcagaccccgaCACCACTACACGGGACGAGAGCCCCCAGTCCAGCAGCCTCTTTCAGCTTGGGGCTTCCTTTGACGAAGACATCATTGACTTGAAGTGA